One window from the genome of Candidatus Cloacimonadaceae bacterium encodes:
- the mfd gene encoding transcription-repair coupling factor, translating into MLYSQIKAQLSTSPFFQSLPANLSAGKRVQIHHLNQSARALVAAHLWVSTGKNVLIVSQDDIIAEDIWDDLSAIVGRENAHYLPDYEILPYEERSPHYSIRATRMLCLYNCMGEIPAIYSLSVRALLRYIPPKKSIARHIIHLKPGMEYPPDKLLQDLHNCGYEMEYQVSKVYQAARRGGIMDVFSPPLLKPVRIEFFGDEILSMRTFSANTQRSEPGELDEVTIIPARELCLDDIDHHSLLSSKIKTKGFYEGIENQLSLLLPELETFADYFESDQRLVLMSNFSYVLEEVQQLGEQILSQYQKDLKHKTKAKLSPPERLMAGEEYLYKLIKQSCSAFLSQSEFVLPFTTENIKAPFAPQPAFGGDLDLLASHLKQNAHQRSILLFDNPSQSNRMDQLLADFQVKAEHHIGVLHEGFSVTDAGLTLWTDHEIFNRYKRKRYAPRFAPGEEIVDYQSLKPGDYVVHVDHGIGVFEGLKIIRLDRQDTECLVLRYANDDRVYVPTHQLRLVSKYVAEEGASPVLHRIGSNKWQNTKRRATEQIELIAADIVKLYAERASRVGISHKADGDWQRELEESFIYEDTIDQTRSTNEVKADMEASAPMERLLCGDVGFGKTEVAIRAAFKAVCSGYQCAVLVPTTLLAEQHWRVFRERLAQYPIRIAMLSRFRSPLLLKKDIAGIAAGEVDIAIGTHRLLSSDLHFSRLGLLIIDEEHRFGVRHKERLRKLQSNVDTLYMSATPIPRTLNMALAKLKEISLMQTSPKERLPIRTIITPRDTEVIKDAIGREIDRGGQVFFIHNRVQTIETVAMELRNLMPGVSFVVGHAQMPEKHLEHVMEAFINRDYQVLISTTIVENGIDIANANTILIDRADTFGLAQLYQMRGRVGRSNRRAYAYLLIPKGTTTEARHRLEALTQYDFLGAGFQVALRDLELRGAGAILGTKQSGIIQSIGFNYYNSLLGKAITAVETGDPELLHQDDSPQTRRQLKTEIDLYFPPEYIDNDEQRLRIYRRLSEFENLEELNDMERELTDRFGALPETAHWLLMYFKLNILAKVIELQNCYVRSGTLALEFKADKMPPKESVLAFGAKVPHPMRFDTSKGLKISIDLDKKLSYREQFSLALNLLSKWE; encoded by the coding sequence ATGTTATATTCGCAGATCAAAGCCCAGCTCTCCACCTCTCCATTTTTCCAAAGCCTCCCCGCGAATCTATCCGCAGGTAAAAGAGTCCAGATCCATCATTTGAACCAAAGCGCCAGAGCCCTCGTAGCAGCGCACCTTTGGGTATCCACAGGAAAGAACGTCCTCATCGTCTCTCAGGACGACATCATCGCTGAAGACATCTGGGATGACCTTTCCGCTATTGTGGGAAGAGAGAACGCCCACTATTTGCCGGATTACGAAATCCTCCCATACGAAGAACGCTCCCCTCACTACTCCATCCGCGCCACTCGCATGCTCTGCCTATACAACTGCATGGGAGAAATTCCCGCCATCTACAGTCTTTCAGTGCGCGCGCTTTTGCGGTATATCCCCCCAAAAAAGAGCATCGCCAGACATATCATCCATCTCAAACCAGGAATGGAATATCCACCGGACAAACTCTTGCAGGATCTGCACAACTGCGGCTATGAAATGGAGTATCAGGTGAGCAAAGTCTATCAGGCGGCGCGGCGGGGTGGCATCATGGATGTCTTTTCTCCGCCGCTATTGAAACCCGTACGGATAGAATTCTTTGGCGACGAGATTTTGTCTATGAGAACTTTCTCGGCAAACACGCAACGTTCCGAACCCGGCGAGCTGGATGAGGTAACTATTATCCCCGCCCGGGAACTGTGCCTGGACGATATCGACCACCACAGCCTCCTTTCCTCGAAGATCAAAACCAAGGGCTTCTATGAAGGTATTGAAAACCAGCTCAGCCTTTTGTTGCCGGAGCTGGAAACTTTCGCGGATTACTTTGAGAGCGATCAGCGGCTCGTGCTGATGAGCAATTTTAGTTATGTCCTCGAAGAAGTCCAGCAACTCGGAGAACAGATCCTCAGCCAGTATCAAAAGGATCTGAAACATAAGACGAAAGCCAAGCTCAGCCCTCCTGAACGCCTGATGGCAGGCGAGGAATATCTCTACAAATTAATCAAACAAAGCTGTAGCGCGTTTCTTTCCCAGAGCGAGTTTGTGCTCCCCTTTACCACCGAAAACATCAAAGCCCCCTTCGCGCCCCAACCTGCTTTCGGAGGCGATCTCGATCTATTGGCATCGCATCTGAAACAAAACGCTCATCAGCGCAGCATCCTGCTTTTCGACAATCCCAGCCAGAGCAATCGTATGGATCAACTCTTAGCGGATTTCCAGGTGAAGGCGGAACACCACATCGGCGTGCTGCATGAAGGTTTCAGCGTCACGGACGCAGGACTCACTCTGTGGACGGATCACGAAATCTTCAACCGATACAAACGCAAACGTTATGCCCCACGCTTTGCTCCCGGCGAGGAGATCGTGGATTATCAAAGCCTCAAACCCGGCGATTACGTTGTCCATGTCGATCATGGCATCGGCGTCTTTGAGGGCTTGAAGATCATCCGTTTGGACAGGCAGGACACCGAATGCCTGGTTTTGCGCTATGCCAATGACGATCGCGTTTATGTGCCCACTCATCAGCTTCGCCTCGTCTCCAAATACGTGGCGGAGGAAGGCGCCAGCCCTGTTTTGCACCGCATCGGTTCCAACAAATGGCAAAACACAAAACGCCGGGCAACCGAGCAAATCGAACTCATCGCTGCGGACATCGTCAAGCTTTATGCAGAACGAGCCTCACGAGTTGGAATCTCCCACAAAGCGGATGGAGACTGGCAGCGTGAACTCGAAGAATCCTTCATCTATGAAGACACGATCGACCAAACCCGCTCCACAAACGAGGTGAAAGCCGATATGGAAGCTTCCGCTCCGATGGAAAGATTGCTCTGTGGAGACGTCGGATTCGGCAAGACGGAAGTGGCGATCCGCGCTGCGTTCAAAGCTGTCTGTTCCGGATATCAATGCGCGGTTCTGGTGCCCACGACCCTTTTGGCAGAACAGCATTGGCGTGTTTTTCGCGAAAGGCTTGCTCAATACCCCATCCGCATCGCCATGCTGAGCCGCTTTCGCAGTCCACTACTGCTGAAAAAGGATATTGCCGGCATTGCCGCGGGAGAAGTGGACATCGCTATCGGCACGCACAGATTGCTTTCTTCGGACCTGCATTTCTCCCGCCTCGGACTGCTCATTATCGATGAGGAACATCGTTTCGGAGTTCGCCACAAAGAGCGGCTGCGCAAGCTGCAATCAAACGTGGACACCCTCTATATGTCCGCCACACCCATTCCCCGCACCCTGAACATGGCACTGGCAAAGCTGAAAGAAATTTCGTTGATGCAGACCTCCCCAAAGGAACGCCTCCCGATCAGAACGATCATTACTCCGAGGGATACGGAAGTAATCAAAGACGCCATCGGACGCGAGATCGATCGCGGCGGACAGGTTTTTTTCATCCACAACCGCGTCCAGACCATCGAAACCGTAGCAATGGAATTGAGAAATCTGATGCCGGGGGTCAGCTTTGTGGTCGGACATGCCCAAATGCCGGAAAAGCACCTCGAACACGTGATGGAAGCCTTCATAAACCGCGATTATCAGGTGCTCATCTCCACCACCATCGTCGAAAACGGCATCGACATCGCCAATGCCAATACCATCCTCATCGACCGCGCCGATACTTTTGGCTTGGCACAGCTTTATCAGATGCGCGGACGGGTCGGCCGCAGCAACCGACGCGCCTATGCCTATCTTTTGATTCCCAAGGGCACCACCACGGAAGCCCGTCACCGCCTCGAAGCCCTCACGCAATATGACTTCCTCGGCGCCGGATTCCAGGTCGCATTGCGCGATCTCGAACTTCGCGGAGCGGGAGCCATCCTCGGCACCAAGCAAAGCGGCATCATCCAATCCATCGGTTTCAACTACTATAACTCCCTCCTTGGAAAAGCGATCACCGCGGTGGAAACCGGCGACCCGGAACTTTTGCATCAGGACGACAGCCCCCAGACAAGACGCCAGCTCAAAACCGAAATCGACCTCTATTTCCCACCCGAATATATCGACAACGACGAACAGCGTCTGCGTATCTATCGCAGATTGAGCGAATTCGAGAATCTGGAGGAGCTGAACGACATGGAGCGTGAACTCACCGACCGCTTCGGAGCCCTTCCGGAAACAGCCCACTGGCTGCTGATGTATTTCAAACTCAACATCTTAGCCAAAGTGATCGAGCTGCAAAACTGCTATGTCCGCTCCGGCACGCTCGCATTGGAATTCAAGGCGGACAAAATGCCGCCCAAGGAATCCGTGCTCGCCTTCGGCGCCAAGGTTCCACATCCCATGCGCTTCGACACCTCCAAGGGCTTGAAGATCAGCATCGATCTGGATAAAAAGCTCAGTTACCGGGAGCAATTTTCCCTCGCGCTGAATCTGTTGTCCAAGTGGGAGTGA
- a CDS encoding UvrD-helicase domain-containing protein has translation MSFSFEGELNPQQLRVATDTDTAMLVLAGAGSGKTKSIIYRCAYLLKVKNIAPWNLMVVTFTNKAARELQERLEGLLNFPVRTLWVGTFHSVCSRILRIEHAHLPFNSNFSIYDTDDQKSLVKKIYKEHGFDPKKLPINYVLGKIGKYKTRLLFPEDVIHGQANLPKEQWSSSVADADQHTDQIIRIYTLYQQSLLVNQALDFDDILLWTAHLLRTNEAVRQKYQHQFQYVMIDEYQDTNHAQFEIVHQIAREHQRVCVVGDDDQAIYSFRGATIRNILEFERDYANVCSIRLEQNYRSTSRILQLANAIIKNNRRRHTKDLWSDLGEGEAPILNIYTDENDEASRVSRRILELQRKGLSLNQMAVLYRTNAQSRVFEYAFIQHKIPHSIVGSLHFYQRTEIRDLLAYLAAISNPSDTQSLLRIINEPPRGIGQTTISRLIAYANKNRISLDRSIQNVHSNAELNQSAKTKVSDFHEKLLAWREASKSESVLELVKSIMEDLNLVEQYRKGKDPKEIARAENLIEFVSSVSEFTERYLVDHTRAPLLADFLPYVALQTDMDLVAEGAESVRLMTMHNAKGLEFECVFIVGLEDGLLPHKMCMGNRTEIEEERRLLYVGVTRAKRVLQLSYARTRRLYDTFNHNQPSMFLQEIDSSLFDNPQDKAAFAQAPSSKPKRKADFTEKDKSYRVGQQIWHEEYGQGVILSVDGVGSDARLTISFLKGKLAKIIGTFVKTEPFDSM, from the coding sequence ATGAGTTTCAGTTTTGAGGGGGAGCTAAACCCCCAACAACTAAGGGTCGCCACCGATACCGATACTGCGATGCTTGTACTCGCGGGAGCCGGTAGCGGCAAAACTAAATCCATCATCTACCGCTGCGCATATTTGCTGAAAGTGAAAAACATTGCGCCTTGGAATCTCATGGTCGTCACTTTTACAAACAAAGCCGCTCGCGAGCTTCAGGAGCGCCTCGAGGGCTTGCTCAATTTCCCGGTTCGGACGCTCTGGGTGGGAACTTTTCATAGTGTCTGTTCGCGGATCCTGCGCATTGAGCATGCCCATTTACCCTTCAATTCGAACTTCTCAATCTATGACACCGACGATCAGAAGTCGCTTGTGAAAAAGATTTACAAGGAACACGGCTTCGATCCGAAGAAACTGCCGATCAACTATGTGCTTGGAAAAATAGGCAAATATAAGACACGATTGCTCTTTCCCGAAGATGTGATTCACGGACAGGCAAACCTGCCCAAAGAGCAGTGGTCTTCCTCCGTGGCGGATGCGGATCAGCACACCGATCAGATCATCCGTATCTATACGCTGTATCAGCAGAGCCTACTCGTCAATCAGGCACTTGATTTTGACGATATTCTGCTCTGGACTGCGCATCTCTTGCGCACCAACGAAGCCGTCCGCCAAAAGTATCAGCATCAGTTTCAGTATGTGATGATCGACGAATATCAGGATACGAACCATGCCCAATTTGAAATCGTCCATCAGATCGCCCGTGAGCATCAGAGAGTATGCGTGGTGGGAGACGACGATCAGGCGATCTATAGTTTTCGCGGCGCCACAATCCGCAATATCCTCGAATTTGAAAGGGACTATGCCAATGTCTGCTCCATCCGTCTGGAACAAAATTATCGCAGCACATCCCGCATCCTTCAGCTCGCTAACGCGATCATCAAAAACAATCGCCGCCGCCATACAAAAGACCTGTGGTCTGATCTCGGCGAAGGTGAAGCTCCTATCCTCAATATCTATACCGACGAAAATGACGAGGCAAGCCGCGTCTCCAGACGCATTCTCGAATTGCAGCGCAAGGGTCTGTCCCTGAACCAGATGGCTGTGCTATACCGCACCAATGCCCAATCCCGCGTCTTCGAATATGCTTTCATCCAACACAAGATTCCGCACAGCATCGTCGGCAGCTTGCATTTCTACCAACGCACGGAGATCAGGGATCTGCTCGCTTATCTGGCTGCGATCTCCAATCCGAGCGATACTCAAAGCCTCCTGCGCATTATCAACGAACCTCCCCGCGGAATTGGACAGACAACGATCTCCAGGCTGATCGCCTATGCAAACAAAAACCGCATCAGTCTCGATCGCAGTATCCAAAACGTTCATAGCAACGCTGAACTGAACCAGTCCGCCAAAACGAAGGTCTCAGATTTTCACGAAAAGCTCCTTGCCTGGCGCGAAGCCTCGAAGAGCGAAAGCGTGCTGGAACTGGTGAAAAGCATCATGGAAGACCTGAACCTCGTGGAACAATACCGCAAAGGCAAGGATCCCAAAGAAATCGCCCGCGCGGAAAACCTGATCGAATTTGTCAGCTCCGTCAGTGAGTTCACGGAGCGCTACCTTGTGGATCATACCCGCGCACCGCTACTTGCCGATTTCCTGCCCTACGTGGCATTGCAGACGGATATGGATCTCGTCGCCGAAGGTGCCGAAAGCGTGCGCCTGATGACAATGCACAATGCCAAGGGACTGGAATTTGAGTGCGTCTTCATCGTCGGGCTCGAAGATGGCTTGCTCCCCCACAAAATGTGCATGGGCAACCGCACCGAGATCGAGGAGGAGCGCCGCTTGCTCTATGTGGGAGTGACCCGTGCCAAGCGCGTTTTGCAGCTCAGTTATGCCCGCACGCGCAGACTCTATGACACTTTTAACCACAACCAACCCAGTATGTTCCTGCAGGAGATCGATTCCTCATTGTTTGACAATCCTCAGGACAAAGCGGCATTTGCCCAGGCTCCCAGTTCCAAACCAAAGCGCAAAGCCGATTTCACCGAAAAGGACAAAAGCTACCGCGTCGGACAGCAGATCTGGCATGAAGAATATGGACAAGGCGTGATCCTCAGCGTGGACGGAGTGGGCTCAGACGCCAGACTCACAATATCTTTTCTCAAAGGCAAGCTCGCCAAGATCATCGGCACTTTCGTAAAAACCGAACCATTCGATTCGATGTAA
- a CDS encoding DUF5683 domain-containing protein: MITLKLPLMTLTLLLLWLGLSAQTGFDITLFSDSTKYGWNNYLERRDYRDHLVERQKLLQLYEMEANSPRGTIIKSAIIPGWGQFTNKNNIKGSIILGTELFLIGTSLFFFDRSVYYHRKYEEATQVEDIETYYNAAVGPRQYSVIFLGVAVLVWGYNIFDVIQSTDDYNASVWRRIIDQYAKSPVQIKPEGIEMRF, translated from the coding sequence ATGATTACATTAAAACTCCCGCTTATGACATTGACGCTGTTGCTGCTTTGGTTGGGACTCTCCGCTCAGACGGGATTTGACATCACCCTGTTTTCGGATAGCACCAAATATGGCTGGAACAATTATCTGGAACGGCGCGACTATCGCGATCACCTGGTGGAGCGTCAGAAACTGCTGCAGCTCTATGAAATGGAAGCCAATTCCCCCCGTGGAACCATCATCAAATCCGCAATCATCCCCGGTTGGGGACAATTTACCAACAAAAACAACATCAAAGGATCCATCATACTGGGAACTGAACTCTTTCTGATCGGAACATCGCTCTTTTTCTTTGACCGCAGCGTTTATTATCATCGCAAATACGAGGAAGCCACGCAAGTGGAGGATATCGAGACCTATTACAACGCCGCCGTTGGTCCACGCCAATATTCGGTGATCTTTCTCGGCGTGGCGGTGCTGGTTTGGGGTTACAATATCTTTGATGTGATCCAAAGCACGGATGATTATAATGCCTCCGTCTGGCGCAGGATCATCGATCAATATGCCAAATCTCCCGTTCAGATCAAACCTGAAGGGATTGAGATGCGGTTTTGA